Below is a genomic region from Ignavibacteria bacterium.
TATATGATGTTCCATTCCTCAACGGTACTATAATTCCTGCTGCCGACTTAGACGTCAGGTTTGAAAACAGAAGGACTGCTTCTAACTTTAACGTTGGACCAGTTTCTTTCGATTTTCATGGCGGACTTGAGTACACTTATAATAAGCTTTTTAGCATCAGAGGCGGTTACAATGAGATTGGCAATTTAACTCTTGGAGCAGGTGTTCAGCTGCCCAAAATTAACATAGACTACTCTTTCGCTAAATTTGACGGTGATGAACAGCTCGGTAATACTCACAGAATCTCACTCACATTCACACTCGAAGAAGACAAATTTAAACGCAAATAAGATTTCTGTTTCAAATAGTATTTGCTTCCTGTTTTTCAGGAAGCATTTTTTATTATAAACAAAAAACGCAAGCTTTATTGCTTGCGCTGAATTCATATCTGAATATTTATCTTATAATTAATTTAGTTTCCTGTATATTCCAAATTAACTGTAATAGATGCTGTATATAATCCCGATGCCTGATCATTTGAGGGAGTAACTTTGCCACCAAGAAATACTGTCATAGTTCCCTGAGAGTTAAATGATGCATTCGAAACAACAACGGGATTGAATGAAACCACAGAACCTCCCGGTACCTGATATCCTGCATCAGTGCTTGAAAATGTTATCGGCATCGTACTTGTACCGTTGATTAATTGTGACGGTGTGGTAAAACTTATACTTATTTGTTTATTAGGAGCACCAACCAATGTAAATCTGCCCGAATTGGCATTCGTTTTATCAACTGTCCTTTGAACTCCGGGTACTATATCATCCCCGAAATTTAAGTCACTTTTGTTTGTCACAGATATTCCTGTCAAAACTGTAGCTGTAGCGGAAATAGAAGCCGTGACCTGCGCATAAATTTCAGTGCACATCACTGTCATCATCAGTACTATTGCAGATATTATTATTTTTTTCATTCTATTCCCGAGTCAATTTAATTTTAAAATATTAAATAAGCAAGGAATAATATATAATTTAATTGCTTCTATTAAATATATCGTCAACTTTTATGCCATTACAAAAGTGTACATTTTTTTACAAAATCTTCATTTAATTCACTTAAAAGCAAAATAATTTTCTCATTTTGAGAATACTTAACTCATATTGAGAATAAATTCATCTATCTTGAATTATTTCTGAATTCATAAGCGTAAGAATATGTAAAGTAAGAAAACCTATGAATATTTAATGAAAATAAGGTTAATTTAATGAATTTTGTAAATAATAGTATAAATGTTTAAAGGAGTACAATTCTCAAATTGATAATATTTATTGATTTGAATACTAAATGAGTGTTAATGGTTAATCTACTTTTGATGGAAGCCTTATATATTTGTTACTTTTCTATTTTATTAATAAGAAATTCGATGTCACTAAAGCTGTCACCGTCTTCTAAAGATTTAACTTTAATGTAATAAATTTTCTTTACATCCTTATATCCCCTTCTTGTTAATTCTTCAGACTTCAAATAAACTTTGTATTTGCCCGGCGGTACGTCGTCGAAAATAAATTCTCCGTCAGAAAATGTTTGCGTCACCGAATGTATAACTCCTTCCTTAGCCTCAAGAACGACTTCCATCCCCGAAACTCCTTTCCTTCCGCTTCCATCAAACTGGTTAACATAACCGGAAACCATACCTGTTATATACACCGGTACGGGTATCATTTTGAACCTGCTCGGATCTGTATAAATCGAGTAAGTTTTATACTTTGGTCTGTACAACGGATTATCGAACGTCATTGGGTTTATATGCAGGTTATAATAACTGTACGGGTCAAGGTCTGTAAACCATACGTTATTATCATCCTGATATTTAACTGCATGCCCCGATTCCATTTTAACTTCAAGCTGAGAATCAAGTATTTTATCGCAGCAGTCAAACATATTATTATTATTCCTTTCAAGATAAGGTACAAATGTTAATCCTGCCCTGTTTGAAAGGTATCTGTTGTCCGTTATAAACTTATTCTTAAAATCATCAAAACCTATTGAACCATAAAAACTCTGGTGAATCTCCCATCCGGATTTGTCTGCCATGTAGTTTGTACTCATACTTGTAAATGGCAGGTAGAATCTAAAATTAACTGCTCCCGAATAACTGTCTTGAATAAAATCCTTTGAAACAGAAAGACTTACCCAACCG
It encodes:
- a CDS encoding DUF4402 domain-containing protein, encoding MKKIIISAIVLMMTVMCTEIYAQVTASISATATVLTGISVTNKSDLNFGDDIVPGVQRTVDKTNANSGRFTLVGAPNKQISISFTTPSQLINGTSTMPITFSSTDAGYQVPGGSVVSFNPVVVSNASFNSQGTMTVFLGGKVTPSNDQASGLYTASITVNLEYTGN